The Thioalkalivibrio sp. XN279 genome contains the following window.
GGTGCGTGTTCCAGCGCCATGAGCTGCTCACCCAGGCCGTCCAGCAGCTCGCCGGCCTCGATGAGGAAGTCTTGCAGCAGCTCTTCGGCGGCGTCGAACATCTCGACCGCTCCTTCAGAAACCCATCGAGGACAGCAGGGCGTCCACTTCGTCCTGGTCGCGTAGCCGGCTCGCCGGACGTTCAGCCACCGCGGCTGCCGCAGTCTCGCCGGCGGCACGGTCGTCGCGGTGCATGCCGCCGGTGCGCGCGACCAGCTCCGCCAGGCGCCGCTCCAACTCGCCGGCGACGCCGATGACGCGCCGGATCGCCTGCCCGCTCAGGTCCTGGAAGCTCTGCGCCATGAGAATGTCGGACAGCAGGGCGTGCAACCGCTTGCCCTCGGCCTGAACTTGCGCCGGCTCCGACACCGCCCCCGACTCCAGTGCGGAGGCCACCGGCAGGCCCTCTTCCACGGCGTTGATCACGCGGTGCGCGGCCTGCTCGGTGAGCGCCAGCACCCAGCCGAGTTTCTCGCGCGCGTCCGGGATGTCGTGGGTCGCCAGCTCGGACAGGCGCGGGTCGACGCGCACGCCGTCGAGCGCCTCATGCAACTCGCGGGTGATGCGCGCCAGTTCGGTCAACAGCTCGTTGGGGGCGCCGCTCATGACGCCGCCTCCGTGGCGGGCGCGGCCAGCCGGGCGAAGATCCGGTCCAGCTTCT
Protein-coding sequences here:
- a CDS encoding protein phosphatase CheZ, yielding MSGAPNELLTELARITRELHEALDGVRVDPRLSELATHDIPDAREKLGWVLALTEQAAHRVINAVEEGLPVASALESGAVSEPAQVQAEGKRLHALLSDILMAQSFQDLSGQAIRRVIGVAGELERRLAELVARTGGMHRDDRAAGETAAAAVAERPASRLRDQDEVDALLSSMGF